In the Hyalangium ruber genome, one interval contains:
- a CDS encoding carbon starvation CstA family protein, with the protein MLQAEGTKRRLASTVGWALLAILGAFCLGTVALHRGETINATWLVVASVATFLIGYRFYSRFIAEKALQLDPNRATPARRHNDGLDYVPTDKWVLFGHHFAAIAGAGPLVGPVLAAQMGYLPGTMWILFGVILAGAVQDFTILFLSIRRDGKSLGDMVRMELGPAAGVVAMIGVLMIMMIILAVLALVVVKALAASAWGTFTVAMTIPIALLMGVYLRYLRPGRVLEVSIIGFVLLMLSIWLGGKVADAPALAPLFTYDGKALAWMLIAYGFCASVLPVWLLLAPRDYLSTFLKIGTIVVLALGIVFAAPELKMPAVTRFIDGTGPVFSGNVFPFLFITIACGAVSGWHSLISSGTTPKMLSSEPEARMVGYGAMLMEAFVAIMALISATVLEPGVYFAMNSPPGVIGTTAEQAAQVISQWGFVLTPEVLTQTARDIGETSILSRAGGAPTLAVGMAQILHGLIGGEGMMAFWYHYAILFEALFILTTVDAGTRVGRFMIQELAGLVYAPLKRTDSWGANLIATVICVASWGYFLYQGVVDPLGGINTLWPLFGIANQMLAAIALILACVVLVKMKRERFLWIPAIPTVWLIICTLTAGWQKVFSSDPRVSFLAHARGFEAAVADGKVLAPAKNLEEMQRVITNDTVDATLTGLFMLVVVTTLVFGLRAALAARRSAVPTAQETPPVPLAAVVER; encoded by the coding sequence ATGCTCCAAGCGGAAGGGACGAAGAGGCGGCTGGCAAGCACGGTGGGTTGGGCCCTGCTCGCCATCCTGGGCGCGTTCTGTCTGGGCACGGTGGCGCTGCACCGGGGAGAGACGATCAACGCCACCTGGCTGGTGGTGGCCTCCGTCGCCACCTTCTTGATCGGCTACCGCTTCTACAGCCGCTTCATCGCCGAGAAGGCCCTGCAGCTGGATCCCAACCGCGCCACGCCGGCGCGTCGTCACAATGACGGCCTGGACTATGTGCCCACGGACAAGTGGGTGCTCTTCGGCCACCACTTCGCCGCCATCGCGGGAGCGGGCCCGCTCGTTGGCCCGGTCCTCGCCGCGCAGATGGGGTACCTGCCCGGCACGATGTGGATCCTCTTCGGAGTGATCCTCGCGGGCGCGGTGCAGGACTTCACCATCCTGTTCCTGTCCATCCGCCGCGACGGCAAATCCCTGGGCGACATGGTGCGCATGGAGCTGGGGCCCGCCGCCGGCGTGGTGGCGATGATCGGCGTGCTGATGATCATGATGATCATCCTCGCGGTGCTGGCCCTGGTGGTGGTCAAGGCGCTGGCCGCCAGCGCCTGGGGCACCTTCACGGTGGCCATGACCATCCCCATCGCACTGCTGATGGGCGTGTACCTGCGCTACCTCCGTCCGGGCCGCGTGCTCGAGGTGTCCATCATCGGCTTCGTGCTGCTGATGCTGTCGATCTGGCTGGGTGGCAAGGTGGCCGATGCACCGGCCCTGGCGCCCCTGTTCACCTATGACGGCAAGGCGCTGGCGTGGATGCTGATCGCCTACGGCTTCTGCGCCTCGGTGCTCCCGGTGTGGCTGCTGTTGGCGCCGCGCGACTACCTGTCGACCTTCCTGAAGATCGGCACCATCGTGGTGCTGGCGCTGGGCATCGTCTTCGCCGCGCCGGAGCTGAAGATGCCCGCGGTGACCCGGTTCATCGATGGCACCGGGCCCGTGTTCTCCGGCAACGTGTTCCCGTTCCTGTTCATCACCATCGCCTGCGGTGCGGTGTCCGGCTGGCACTCGCTGATCTCCTCGGGCACCACACCGAAGATGCTCTCCTCCGAACCCGAGGCGCGCATGGTGGGCTACGGCGCGATGCTCATGGAAGCCTTCGTCGCGATCATGGCGCTGATCTCCGCCACGGTGCTGGAGCCGGGGGTGTACTTCGCGATGAACTCTCCTCCCGGCGTGATCGGCACCACCGCCGAGCAAGCGGCCCAGGTCATCAGCCAGTGGGGCTTCGTGCTCACACCGGAGGTGCTCACCCAGACAGCCCGGGACATTGGAGAGACCTCCATCCTGTCACGCGCGGGCGGCGCGCCGACCCTGGCGGTGGGCATGGCGCAGATCCTCCATGGGCTCATCGGCGGCGAGGGAATGATGGCCTTCTGGTACCACTACGCCATCCTCTTCGAGGCGCTGTTCATCCTCACCACTGTGGACGCGGGCACACGTGTGGGCCGCTTCATGATCCAGGAGCTGGCCGGGTTGGTCTACGCGCCGCTGAAGCGGACCGACTCCTGGGGCGCGAACCTGATCGCAACGGTGATCTGCGTGGCGAGCTGGGGCTACTTCCTCTACCAGGGCGTGGTGGATCCGCTGGGAGGCATCAACACGCTGTGGCCGCTGTTCGGCATCGCCAACCAGATGTTGGCCGCCATCGCGCTGATCCTGGCCTGCGTGGTGCTGGTGAAGATGAAGCGGGAGCGCTTCCTGTGGATTCCGGCGATTCCCACCGTCTGGCTGATCATCTGCACGCTGACCGCGGGCTGGCAGAAGGTGTTCAGCTCGGATCCTCGGGTCAGCTTCCTCGCCCACGCGCGAGGCTTCGAGGCGGCGGTGGCCGACGGCAAGGTGCTGGCACCGGCGAAGAACCTGGAGGAGATGCAGCGCGTCATCACCAACGACACCGTGGACGCGACCCTCACCGGCCTGTTCATGCTGGTGGTGGTAACCACGCTCGTGTTCGGCCTCCGCGCGGCGCTGGCCGCCCGGCGTTCAGCGGTGCCGACCGCGCAAGAGACGCCCCCCGTTCCCCTGGCGGCGGTGGTGGAGCGCTGA
- a CDS encoding YbdD/YjiX family protein, protein MPFPREELRRLWLRTVQTARLLIGVPDYDTYVEHMRTHHPARPVMSYAEFFNERMQARYRGGGGRCC, encoded by the coding sequence ATGCCCTTCCCGCGCGAGGAACTGAGGCGGCTCTGGCTCCGGACCGTGCAGACGGCCCGCTTGCTCATCGGCGTGCCCGACTACGACACCTACGTCGAGCACATGCGTACCCATCACCCCGCTCGCCCGGTGATGAGCTACGCGGAGTTCTTCAACGAGCGAATGCAGGCCCGCTATCGCGGGGGCGGTGGGCGCTGCTGTTGA
- a CDS encoding TetR family transcriptional regulator yields MKAKESPPDLESLQERKQRLVRANIAELALAPLIERGFDAVTIDDLAKAAGISRRTFFRYFATKEEVVTSEFDEAGTSLLAAFRLRPRDEQPLLSLRFAIGSVIERLASAPERTRALMRLIRRTPSLRGRFLVTQDEWRDQLTAAIVERLPRGPKSPMLARLTATVSMGAVDAAMTTWAESNDRDISAVADEAFEALSAVVMAATHTVQGRKSHR; encoded by the coding sequence ATGAAGGCGAAAGAGTCCCCTCCGGACCTCGAGTCTCTGCAGGAGCGCAAGCAAAGGCTGGTGCGGGCGAACATCGCGGAGCTTGCCTTGGCGCCGCTCATCGAGCGCGGCTTCGATGCCGTCACGATCGATGACCTCGCGAAGGCCGCGGGTATCTCCAGGAGGACGTTCTTCCGCTACTTCGCAACGAAGGAAGAAGTGGTTACGTCCGAGTTCGATGAAGCAGGCACGTCACTGCTGGCCGCGTTTCGCCTTCGTCCCCGGGACGAGCAGCCGCTCTTGTCGCTGCGCTTCGCCATCGGTTCGGTCATCGAGCGCCTCGCCAGCGCTCCGGAGCGCACCCGAGCGCTGATGCGGCTCATTCGCCGGACCCCCTCGCTCCGCGGGCGTTTCCTGGTCACCCAGGACGAGTGGAGGGATCAGCTCACCGCCGCCATCGTCGAACGGCTGCCGAGAGGTCCAAAGTCCCCGATGCTCGCGCGCCTCACCGCCACCGTGTCGATGGGCGCGGTCGACGCGGCGATGACGACGTGGGCCGAGAGCAACGACAGGGACATCAGTGCCGTCGCGGACGAAGCGTTCGAAGCGCTCTCGGCCGTGGTCATGGCGGCAACGCACACCGTGCAAGGCCGCAAGAGCCACCGCTGA
- a CDS encoding RNase H family protein has protein sequence MESHATVVFADGACSGNPGPGGWGAIIVTPDGQVTELGGHEPGTTNNRMEMTAVGKALRHLERTPGPVHIYTDSTYVIQGITRWVFGWSRRGWKTAEGGEVANTLYWKRLMALLAERKQAFPAEAALVEWRYVRGHVGVPGNERVDEIAVAFSKGRSTQLYVGPLQRYGVAVHELPEDTSLPEEKPRQREGAAPAYSYLSEVGRTVRRHATWAACERRVKGVSGARFKKTRSAQDEARVLEEWGVQAQDVQSED, from the coding sequence ATGGAGAGCCATGCGACCGTGGTCTTCGCTGATGGTGCGTGTTCCGGCAACCCCGGCCCGGGGGGCTGGGGGGCCATCATCGTTACGCCTGATGGCCAGGTGACGGAGCTGGGGGGCCACGAGCCGGGGACCACCAACAACAGGATGGAGATGACCGCCGTGGGCAAGGCGCTGCGCCACCTGGAGCGGACACCGGGGCCCGTGCATATCTACACGGACTCCACGTACGTCATTCAGGGCATCACCCGCTGGGTGTTCGGGTGGAGCCGGCGCGGATGGAAGACGGCCGAGGGCGGCGAGGTGGCCAACACCCTCTACTGGAAGCGGCTCATGGCACTGCTGGCCGAGCGCAAGCAGGCCTTTCCCGCCGAGGCCGCCCTCGTGGAGTGGCGGTACGTTCGCGGGCATGTGGGGGTGCCGGGCAATGAGCGGGTGGACGAGATCGCCGTCGCCTTCTCCAAGGGGCGAAGCACGCAGCTCTACGTGGGCCCGCTCCAGAGGTACGGGGTGGCCGTGCATGAGCTGCCCGAGGACACCTCGCTCCCCGAAGAGAAGCCCCGCCAGCGCGAGGGCGCTGCCCCGGCGTACTCCTACCTGAGCGAGGTGGGACGCACCGTGAGGCGGCACGCGACCTGGGCGGCCTGTGAGCGCAGGGTGAAAGGCGTGTCCGGCGCACGCTTCAAGAAGACGCGGAGCGCGCAAGATGAAGCGCGGGTGCTGGAGGAGTGGGGCGTCCAGGCCCAGGACGTCCAGTCGGAGGACTGA
- the ltrA gene encoding group II intron reverse transcriptase/maturase, protein MTLGLEAQRKKASKGGRASQIHRWDVLTEALRQSKQKKGAAGVDGQTFEQIEAHGEERWLQELQRELQRKGYRPQPVRRVLIPKPGGGERPLGIPTIRDRVVQTAAKLLLEPILEAALSEAAYGYRLGRSAVDAVKQVHQELKRGQTQVVDADLSKYFDTIPHAQLMKSVARRVADKAVLHLVKMWLKVPVEERDEQGRPRYSGGKRSKQGTPQGGGISPLLANIYINRLLKVFAKSELMERSGAKIVNYADDFVVVARRGATEVLAQVKQWLGGMKLTLNETKTSLRDARKEHFRFLGYELGPLVYKKTGQKYLGARPSKKAMEHARGEVSRILRRGRTERWEEIAGELNQFLRGWASYFAYDSPLHAFNVLDWHVTERVRNFLSRRHNVTRATSRFKYNEVHRSLGVLEVRALLR, encoded by the coding sequence GTGACCCTCGGACTCGAAGCCCAGAGAAAGAAGGCCTCGAAAGGAGGTCGAGCAAGCCAGATCCATCGGTGGGATGTCCTGACGGAGGCGCTCAGGCAGTCGAAGCAGAAGAAGGGCGCCGCAGGAGTGGATGGACAGACCTTCGAACAGATTGAGGCGCACGGTGAGGAACGCTGGCTCCAGGAGTTGCAGCGCGAGTTGCAAAGGAAGGGGTATCGGCCCCAGCCCGTACGAAGGGTGCTGATACCCAAGCCAGGAGGAGGCGAGCGGCCACTGGGTATCCCCACGATCAGAGATCGTGTGGTCCAGACAGCGGCAAAGCTCCTCCTGGAGCCTATTCTCGAGGCCGCCTTGAGCGAGGCTGCTTACGGGTACCGACTCGGACGCAGTGCAGTCGATGCGGTCAAGCAGGTCCATCAGGAACTGAAGCGAGGGCAGACCCAGGTAGTGGATGCGGATCTCTCGAAGTACTTCGACACGATTCCCCACGCGCAGCTGATGAAGAGCGTGGCGAGGAGGGTCGCGGACAAGGCGGTGCTGCATCTGGTGAAGATGTGGCTGAAGGTGCCTGTGGAAGAGAGGGACGAGCAGGGGCGCCCGAGGTACAGCGGAGGCAAACGCTCGAAGCAGGGAACACCGCAGGGGGGGGGCATCTCACCGCTGCTGGCGAACATCTACATCAACCGGTTGCTGAAGGTGTTTGCCAAGAGTGAGCTGATGGAGAGGAGCGGAGCGAAGATCGTCAACTACGCCGATGACTTCGTGGTGGTAGCCCGCAGGGGCGCCACGGAGGTGCTGGCACAGGTGAAGCAATGGCTCGGTGGGATGAAGCTGACGCTCAACGAGACGAAGACGAGCCTTCGTGATGCGCGGAAGGAGCATTTCCGCTTCCTGGGGTATGAGTTGGGGCCACTGGTCTACAAGAAGACCGGCCAGAAGTACCTGGGAGCCCGACCCTCGAAGAAGGCGATGGAGCACGCCCGAGGCGAAGTGAGCCGAATCCTCCGACGCGGCAGAACGGAGCGCTGGGAGGAGATAGCGGGTGAGCTCAACCAGTTCCTGCGAGGGTGGGCAAGTTACTTTGCCTACGACTCGCCGTTGCACGCGTTCAACGTGCTGGACTGGCACGTCACAGAACGGGTGAGGAACTTCCTGAGCAGGAGGCACAACGTGACGCGAGCAACGTCACGCTTCAAGTACAACGAGGTGCATCGGAGCCTCGGAGTGCTGGAGGTGCGTGCGCTCCTGCGCTGA
- a CDS encoding ABC transporter substrate-binding protein produces the protein MRKSLIFMGLFLGMTGVGCAGLDEAEALDSSVSADTTSQVTRALITNVTGTSQVTFVAMSGNETKPYDQSATSVVAYTRDSTTGEFTAYPGTGSADGTISVPSVPSGRIYLKLGSRYLVSTGRSFDLGSMEWGRDGTFVSLSTPVTVSATGLSPWQSEDFLDMYSLNPGAFGYINGSATGLPQVGATSLSGLTFDYANMLNPVLLDSSKGDLLSLAQMRLKTSANGVTYRAMHKVLLASVTQVEGQPVSVSGTFTQPASTGTFAVDWRRSAFEAMRTQVNPDAASTYSEIWMSARPAALSSALASISGPPLLVKLNPDSQRTDLVTGDMAYNNPLPASWQKVALAAAGFTKSYALGTATPYTMSVDLRVDQEASAFAAAPVQPIIGPVQAPKVNTRGAFQNLTGVGTNASLSWSKPLVGTATNYVVNIYRLGVSNGRTTATRVTSLHTDLQSVYLPPGVLQTGQTYFAEIQSWYQPGSDLATSPYMRSLPRGRASVLTGMFSP, from the coding sequence ATGCGGAAGTCATTGATCTTCATGGGGCTTTTCCTAGGCATGACGGGGGTCGGCTGCGCGGGTCTCGATGAGGCCGAAGCCCTGGACTCCTCCGTGTCGGCGGACACGACCTCCCAGGTCACCCGAGCCCTGATCACCAACGTCACCGGCACCAGCCAGGTGACCTTCGTCGCCATGTCGGGCAACGAGACGAAGCCGTACGATCAGTCGGCCACCTCGGTGGTGGCGTACACGCGGGACTCGACGACCGGCGAGTTCACGGCCTACCCGGGCACGGGCTCTGCGGACGGCACCATCTCCGTGCCGAGCGTCCCCTCCGGGCGCATCTACCTGAAGCTGGGCTCGCGCTACCTGGTGAGCACCGGCCGCTCGTTCGATCTGGGCTCCATGGAGTGGGGCCGTGACGGGACCTTCGTCTCGCTGTCCACCCCCGTGACGGTGTCCGCCACAGGCCTGTCTCCCTGGCAGTCAGAGGACTTCCTGGACATGTATTCGCTGAACCCGGGCGCGTTCGGCTACATCAACGGCAGCGCAACGGGGCTCCCCCAGGTGGGCGCCACGTCGCTCTCCGGGCTGACCTTCGATTACGCCAACATGCTCAACCCCGTGCTGCTCGACAGCAGCAAGGGGGACCTGCTCTCGCTGGCGCAGATGCGGCTGAAGACGAGCGCGAACGGGGTGACCTACCGCGCGATGCACAAGGTGCTCCTCGCGAGCGTGACGCAGGTGGAGGGCCAGCCCGTCTCCGTCAGCGGCACCTTCACCCAGCCCGCCTCGACAGGCACCTTCGCCGTGGACTGGCGGCGCTCGGCCTTCGAGGCGATGCGCACGCAGGTGAATCCGGACGCGGCCAGCACATATAGCGAGATCTGGATGTCCGCCCGGCCGGCCGCGCTGAGCTCGGCGCTCGCGTCCATCAGCGGGCCGCCGCTGCTCGTGAAGCTCAATCCGGACTCGCAGCGCACCGACCTCGTCACGGGGGACATGGCGTACAACAACCCGCTCCCGGCGAGCTGGCAGAAGGTGGCGCTCGCCGCCGCGGGCTTCACGAAGAGCTACGCGCTGGGGACCGCGACGCCCTACACCATGAGCGTGGACCTCCGCGTGGATCAGGAGGCGAGCGCGTTCGCCGCCGCCCCCGTCCAGCCGATCATCGGGCCGGTGCAGGCGCCCAAGGTGAACACGCGCGGCGCGTTCCAGAACCTCACGGGCGTGGGGACCAACGCCTCGCTGAGCTGGTCCAAGCCGCTGGTCGGCACGGCCACGAACTACGTGGTGAACATCTACCGGCTGGGCGTGAGCAATGGCCGCACCACGGCCACGCGCGTGACGTCGCTGCACACGGATCTCCAGAGCGTGTACCTGCCCCCGGGCGTGCTGCAGACGGGCCAGACGTACTTCGCGGAGATCCAGAGCTGGTACCAGCCCGGCTCGGACCTGGCGACGAGCCCGTACATGCGCTCGCTGCCTCGAGGCCGCGCTAGCGTGCTCACCGGCATGTTCAGCCCGTAG
- a CDS encoding transposase: MKRPLPDGTTHLLFTGLELLQRVASLVPPPRANLTRFHGVFAPGAKLRPFLVPKQVRRKRERGRRQRPERSG; this comes from the coding sequence ATGAAGCGCCCGCTGCCGGACGGTACGACGCACCTGCTCTTCACTGGGCTGGAACTGTTACAGCGTGTGGCGTCCCTGGTGCCTCCGCCTCGGGCAAACCTCACGAGGTTCCACGGCGTCTTCGCCCCAGGCGCCAAACTGCGGCCATTTCTGGTCCCCAAGCAGGTGAGGAGGAAGCGAGAGCGAGGAAGGAGGCAGCGGCCAGAACGGAGCGGATGA
- a CDS encoding PDDEXK nuclease domain-containing protein codes for MAEEDVRTFDFDVLACVRFDPHARSKAFRTRTQGHKIVVGRSGCKIRRFAGTCVLRMATKTASKTRAAKTVATEASALAVPRSRRLTGDEDTRFAEVIALIEAARGRAYQAVNAELVSLYWQLGEYISRKIASAEWGDGVVEELAASLARRFPGLRGFTRPNLFRMRQFYEAYRSNRKVSALLRQLPWTHHLLILGQAKPTEAREFYILAAIKERWSSRELERQLRSGAVLRDAHAAKKVSPALRQIPDALSELKNAYNLEFLALADGHSEADLHSSLLQHLGRFLTELGRDFCFVGSKYPVQVGKQDFEIDLVFFHRGLQCLVAFELKVDKFKPADLGQLSFYVEALDRDVKKPHERPSIGVLLCATKDDEVVEYALARTTSPTLVAEYQTFLPPKEVLRAKLHELYALLSKPDDHHESRTPRIKGGRA; via the coding sequence GTGGCTGAGGAGGACGTTCGGACGTTCGACTTCGACGTGTTGGCCTGCGTGAGGTTCGATCCTCATGCGAGGAGCAAAGCCTTCCGGACGCGAACTCAGGGACACAAAATCGTCGTGGGTAGATCCGGTTGTAAAATCCGCAGGTTCGCCGGAACATGTGTGCTCCGCATGGCCACAAAGACCGCCTCGAAAACGCGCGCCGCGAAGACCGTCGCCACCGAGGCGTCGGCGCTCGCCGTACCTCGTTCGAGACGGCTGACCGGCGACGAAGACACGCGCTTCGCCGAGGTCATCGCGCTCATCGAGGCCGCACGTGGCCGCGCCTACCAGGCGGTGAACGCCGAGTTGGTCTCCCTCTACTGGCAGCTCGGCGAGTACATCAGCCGGAAGATCGCGAGCGCTGAGTGGGGTGACGGCGTCGTCGAGGAACTCGCGGCGTCGCTCGCCCGGCGTTTCCCTGGGCTCCGTGGTTTCACGCGCCCGAACCTGTTCCGAATGCGCCAGTTTTACGAGGCGTACCGGTCGAACCGAAAAGTCTCAGCACTGCTGAGACAATTGCCGTGGACCCACCATCTCCTCATCTTGGGGCAGGCCAAGCCAACGGAGGCCCGCGAGTTCTACATCCTCGCAGCTATCAAGGAACGTTGGTCGTCGCGCGAGTTGGAGCGCCAGCTCCGATCAGGTGCCGTGCTGCGCGACGCGCACGCCGCGAAGAAAGTCTCACCAGCGCTGAGACAAATTCCCGACGCCCTGAGCGAGCTGAAGAACGCCTACAACTTGGAGTTCCTCGCCCTTGCTGACGGCCACTCAGAAGCTGACCTCCACAGCTCCCTGCTCCAACATCTTGGGCGCTTCCTCACCGAGCTGGGTCGCGACTTTTGCTTCGTCGGCTCGAAGTACCCCGTGCAGGTCGGCAAGCAAGACTTCGAGATCGACCTCGTGTTCTTCCACCGCGGCCTGCAGTGCCTCGTCGCCTTCGAGCTGAAGGTCGACAAGTTCAAACCCGCCGACCTGGGGCAGCTCTCGTTCTACGTGGAGGCGCTCGACCGCGACGTGAAGAAACCTCACGAGCGCCCCTCGATAGGCGTGCTTCTCTGCGCGACGAAGGACGACGAGGTCGTCGAGTACGCGCTCGCGCGTACGACGTCGCCCACGCTCGTCGCGGAGTACCAAACGTTCCTACCTCCGAAGGAGGTGCTCCGCGCGAAGCTCCACGAGCTGTATGCTCTGCTCTCCAAACCTGATGACCACCACGAATCGAGGACGCCACGGATCAAAGGAGGTCGCGCGTGA